One stretch of Streptomyces sp. NBC_00443 DNA includes these proteins:
- the priA gene encoding bifunctional 1-(5-phosphoribosyl)-5-((5-phosphoribosylamino)methylideneamino)imidazole-4-carboxamide isomerase/phosphoribosylanthranilate isomerase PriA, with translation MAKLELLPAVDVRDGQAVRLVHGESGTETSYGSPLEAALAWQRSGAEWLHLVDLDAAFGTGDNRGLIAEVAKAMDIKVELSGGIRDDASLAAALATGCTRVNLGTAALETPEWVAKVIAEHGDKIAVGLDVRGTTLRGRGWTRDGGDLYETLERLNNEGCARYVVTDIAKDGTLQGPNLELLKNVCAATDRPVVASGGVSSLDDLRAIAELVPLGVEGSIVGKALYAKAFTLEEALEVVSS, from the coding sequence ATGGCCAAGCTCGAACTCCTCCCCGCCGTAGACGTCCGCGACGGCCAGGCCGTCCGCCTCGTGCACGGCGAGTCCGGCACCGAGACCTCCTACGGCTCCCCCCTGGAGGCCGCCCTGGCCTGGCAGCGCTCGGGCGCCGAGTGGCTGCACCTGGTCGACCTGGACGCCGCCTTCGGCACCGGCGACAACCGCGGCCTGATCGCCGAGGTCGCGAAGGCGATGGACATCAAGGTCGAGCTGTCCGGCGGCATCCGCGACGACGCCTCCCTGGCCGCCGCGCTCGCCACGGGCTGCACGCGCGTGAACCTCGGTACGGCCGCCCTGGAGACCCCTGAGTGGGTCGCCAAGGTCATCGCCGAGCACGGCGACAAGATCGCCGTCGGTCTCGACGTACGCGGCACGACCCTGCGCGGTCGCGGCTGGACCCGTGACGGCGGCGACCTCTACGAGACGCTGGAGCGCCTCAACAACGAGGGCTGCGCCCGCTATGTCGTCACCGACATCGCCAAGGACGGCACGCTCCAGGGCCCGAACCTGGAGCTGCTGAAGAACGTCTGCGCGGCGACGGACCGCCCGGTGGTGGCCTCCGGAGGGGTCTCCTCGCTGGACGACCTGCGGGCCATCGCCGAGCTGGTCCCCCTCGGTGTCGAGGGCTCCATCGTCGGGAAGGCCCTGTACGCGAAGGCGTTCACCCTGGAAGAGGCCCTGGAGGTTGTCTCGTCATGA
- a CDS encoding RidA family protein — MTSDAVRRVQSGSPWEESFGFARAVAAGDRVLVAGTTPFKGDVLYGEGDPYEQAKVAFANAIEAIGEFGLDAGSVVRTRMYLTHARDVEAVGRAHKEFFDAVRPVSTLLVVEGFVDSRILVEVEIEAFRRTLEEPVS, encoded by the coding sequence ATGACGTCCGATGCCGTACGGCGCGTACAGAGCGGAAGTCCTTGGGAAGAGTCCTTCGGTTTCGCACGTGCCGTGGCGGCGGGCGACCGCGTCCTGGTCGCGGGCACGACGCCCTTCAAGGGCGACGTGCTGTACGGCGAGGGCGACCCGTACGAACAGGCCAAGGTGGCCTTCGCCAACGCCATCGAGGCGATCGGCGAGTTCGGGCTCGACGCCGGGTCGGTGGTCCGTACGCGGATGTACCTGACGCACGCGCGGGACGTGGAGGCCGTGGGCCGGGCCCACAAGGAGTTCTTCGACGCCGTGCGCCCCGTCTCGACGCTGCTGGTCGTCGAGGGGTTCGTGGACTCGCGCATCCTGGTCGAAGTGGAAATAGAAGCATTCAGAAGGACGTTGGAGGAGCCGGTTTCATGA